GCCCGCGCTGGCCCCCGCACCGGGCTGGCTGTTCGCCGCGTTCCTGGTCTACGGCATGGTCGCCGGCACCAGCGATGTGCTGATGAACGCCCACGGCGTGGCGTTGGAGCGGCGGCTGGGCCGCTCCATCATCGCCGGGCTGCACGGGCGCTGGAGCATCGGCAGCCTGGCCGCCGGCGGTGTGGGCATCCTGGCCTCCGGCTACGGAATGGGCGCCCGGGACCACCTGCTGGCCGTCACCGCCCTGCTGCTGGTGCCGGCCGTGGTCGCGGGCCGGGCGCTGGCCCCGGACGAGCCCGTGGACGCGGACGCCCCGGCGCCGCGCCGGTTCGCGCTCCCCAACCGCGCCATCCTCGCCATCGGCCTGGTCGGCTTCTGCGGGACCTTCGCCGAGGGCGCCACCTCCGACTGGGCGGCCGTCTACACCAGCAAGGTCGCCTCGGCCGGACCGAGCACCGCCACCGCCGCCTACACCGTCTTCATGCTCTGCATGGCCGCCACCCGGCTGGTCGGTGACCGGGTGGTCGGCCGGATCGGGGCGGTGGCCGTCGTCCGGGGCGGCGGGGCCACCGCGGCCGGCGGCGCCGTCCTGGTGGTCCTGGCCCGGACGCCCTGGCTGTGCATCGCCGGCTTCGCACTGGTCGCCCTCGGTATCGCGGTGATCGTGCCGCTGGTCTTCAGCGCCGCCGGCAACTCCGGCGGTGCGGCCGGTGAGGGCGTGGCCGGGGTGGCCACCATCACCTACCTCTCCGGGCTGATCGCCCCGGCAGCGATGGGCTGGGTGGCCGGAGCCCTGTCCTACCCGGCGGCCTTCGCCATGGTCGCCCTCGCCGCCGCGGCGATGGCCGCGCTGGCCGGGACCCTCCGCCGCCGGGGCGACTCCCCCGCCGTCGGCCCGCGCCGTCCGAGCCGCCCGCTGCGGCAGCCGACCGGCTGAGCCCGCGCCGGAGCGGCACCGCCCGGCCGGGGCGGCCCGCCCGGCCGGAGCGGCCCGCGATCCCGGCCCCGAGCTGGGCGACCGCTGAGTGTGACCTGGCTCACGGCTGAGTACGGACGTTTAGAAGGCATCAAGATTGCCGGGATCTTGCACTGCGTGCCACACCCCCGCGCTGCCACTCTGACGCAGGCGGCGAACAGAGGTCCGGTTCGCCGCCGGGGTACGGCCGACAGCGCCGTACTGGAATCTGCAGAAGCGGCGGGACAGCGGTGGACGGCTTTCTGAGGGCGATCTCGTCCTTCCCCACCTCACTGTTCTCGCTGCTGCTCGTGGTGGTCGTCGGGTACTGGGTGCTGGTGCTGGCCGGGGGGATCGGTCACGGGGGGCACCACATCGACGGGGGGACCGGCGGGGGGACCGGCGGCCACGGGGGACACCACGGGTTCGGGGGACTGCAGAGAGCACTGGGCCTGGGCGGAGTGCCGATCACGGTGGCGGTATCACTGGTGATCGCCTTCGCCTGGTTCAGCGCGCTGGCGGGGGACCAGCTCCGGCAGGGCGGGAACGGAGGCCTGCTGCTGCTGGGGGCGACAGCCGGGGGATGGCTGGGTGCACGGGTGCTGGTGTGGCCGCTGCGGCGGATCATGCCGGCCCCCGTGCCGCCGCCCTCCCGCCGCGACTTCGTCGGCCGCGCATGCGTGATCCGGACCGGGCGCGTCGGCCCCGACTTCGGCCAGGCCGAGGTCCGCGCCGAGGACGGCGCCGCCGCGATCGTGCAGGTCAGGCAGAGCACCGAGGAAGCCAGGGGGGTCGGCTCGACGCTCACTGCCGGGGCCGCCGCGCTCATCTACGACTACGACGCCGAGGGCGAGTTCTTCCGGGTGATGCCGGACCTGCCGCATCCTCTCGACGCCCAGGACCGCTCCATCCATTGAGAACCAGTCGCGACCCAGCCGACCCGCAGGGTCGGTCAAAGGACCAGTCATGTCTGCAGTCAGCATCGGCATCGTCGTACTCGTCGGCGTCCTCCTGCTCATCGGCATCGGCAGCATGGTGCTGTTCGGCCGACTGTTCCGGAAGGTCGCCCAGGGCCAGGCCCTGATCATCTCCAAGTCCCGGCACGTCGACGTGACCTTCACCGGCGCACTGGTGGTGCCGGTGGTGCACCGGGCCGAGCTGATGGACATCTCCGTGAAGACCATCGAGATCGCCCGCACCGGCCGCGAGGGCCTGATCTGCCAGGACAACATCCGCGCCGACATCCGGATCACCTTCTTCGTCCGGGTCAACAAGACCGCCGAGGACGTCATCAAGGTCGCCCAGGCGATCGGCACCGAGCGGGCCAGCCACCAGGAGACGATGCAGAACCTCTTCAGCGCCAAGTTCGCCGAGGCCCTGAAGACCGTCGGCAAGCAGTTGGACTTCGTCGACCTCTACACCAAGCGCGAGGAGTTCCGGGACCGGATCGTCGCCGTGATCGGCACCGACCTCAACGGCTACCACCTTGAGGACGCGGCGATCGACCACCTCGAACAGACCCCGATGACCCAGCTCGACCCGGCCAACATCCTGGACGCCCAGGGCATCCGCAAGATCACCGAACTCACCGCGCTGGAGCACATCCAGACCAACGACTTCCAGCGCAACGAGGAGAAGGAGATCACCCGGCAGAACGTCGACGCCCGGGAGGCGGTGCTGGAGCTCGAACGCCGCCGCGCCGAGGCCGAGATCCGGCAGCGCCGCGAGGTCGAGACACTGCGTGCCAAGGAGGAGGCGGAGACCTCCAAGGTCCAGGAGGAGGAGCGGCTCAAGGCGCACAGCGCGCTGCTGCGCACCGAGGAACTGCTGGGCGTGCAGCGGGAGAACCAGGCCCGGGAGATCGCCGTCGCCGAGAAGAACCGCGAGCGGGTCATCGCCGTCGAGACCGAGCGGATCGAGAAGGACCGGCTGCTGGAGGTCGTCAACCGGGAGCGCGAGGTCGAACTCTCCCGCGCCGAGAAGGAGAAGCAGGTCGAGGTCGAGCGCCGGTCCGTCGCCGAGGTCGTCCGCGAACGCGTCTCGGTCGACCGGACCGTGGCCGAGCAGGAGGAGGAGATCAAGCGGGTCCGGGTGGTCCAGGAGGCCGAGCGCACCCGCCAGGCCGTGGTCATCGCCGCCGAGGCCGAGGCCCAGGAACTGCTGGTCAAGGACATCAAGTCGGCCGAGGCCGCCGAGCAGGCCGCGCACTTCCGGGCCCGGGAGCAGCTGGTGCTGGCGGAGGCCCGGAAGCAGAGCGCCGAGTTGGACGCCGACGCGGCGGTCCGGCTGGCCCAGGGCGAGCGGGCCCGGGCCGGCGCGGCCGGACTGGCGGCCGCCGAGGTCTCCGAGCGGCAGGCGCTGGCCGACGCGGCCGGCATCCGCGCCCGGTTGGAGAGCGAGGCCGAGGGCCTGAAGCTGAAGGCCCAGGGCATCGAGAAGGTCGGCCTGGCCGAGGCCGCCGTCAGCGAGAGCAAGGCGCTGGCCGACGCCGCCGGGGTCCGCGCCCGACTGGAGAGCGAGGCCGAGGGCCTCAAGCAGAAGGCCGTGGGCATCGAGAAGGTCGGCCTGGCCGAAGCCGCCGTCAACGAGAGCAAGGCACTCGCCGACGCCGCCGGCATCCGCGCCCGACTGGAGAGCGAGGCCGAAGGCCTCAAGCAGAAGGCCGTGGGCATCGAGAAGGTCGGCCTGGCCGAAGCCGCCGTCAACGAGAGCAAGGCACTCGCCGACGCCGCCGGCATCCGCGCCCGACTGGAGAGCGAGGCCGAAGGCCTGAAGCTGAAGGCCCAGGGCATCGAGAAGGTCGGCCTGGCCGAAGCGGCCGTGAACGAGAGCAAGGCACTGGCCGACGCCGCCGGCATCCGCGCCCGGCTGGAGGGCGAGGCGACCGGGCTCAAGGAGAAGGCCGCGGCGATGGCGACGCTGGACGAGGCCAGCCGCACCCACGAGGAGTTCCGGCTCCGGCTCGCCGCCGAGAAGGAGGTCCGGCTCGCCGGACTGGACGTCCAGCGCCAGGTCGCCGAGGCCCAGGCGGCGGTCCTCGCCGCCGGGTTGGAGGGCGCCGACATCGACATCGTCGGCGGCGACAGCGTGTTCCTGGAGCGGCTGGTCGGCGCGGTCTCCTTCGGCAAGGGCATCGACGGCATCGTCCAGAACTCGGAGACGGTGCAGACGCTGGGAGCGGACTGGCTCGACGGCCGGAAGAGCTTCAGCGGCGACGCCACCGAGGTGCTGCGCTCCCTGGGCGCGGGCGGCCCGCAGAACATCGCGGCGCTGCTGCGGCTGCTCGGCGGCGGCACAGCCGGCACCGGCACGGACGGCACCGGCGCGGCCAACGGCACGCCGGTCGTCAACGGCCTGGCGAAGTAGCACGACGCAGCGGCACGACGGAGCACGGCAAGGGAAGCGGGAACCACCATGGGCGTCGAGGACG
The Streptacidiphilus albus JL83 genome window above contains:
- a CDS encoding MFS transporter, which produces MTHHRAIALVFAVHGAVSGSLITCIPWFQQHFHLSPATLGLLLLCQPVGAFLAMPMAGRIAHRLGGRTATRLLILLWCAWLPVPALAPAPGWLFAAFLVYGMVAGTSDVLMNAHGVALERRLGRSIIAGLHGRWSIGSLAAGGVGILASGYGMGARDHLLAVTALLLVPAVVAGRALAPDEPVDADAPAPRRFALPNRAILAIGLVGFCGTFAEGATSDWAAVYTSKVASAGPSTATAAYTVFMLCMAATRLVGDRVVGRIGAVAVVRGGGATAAGGAVLVVLARTPWLCIAGFALVALGIAVIVPLVFSAAGNSGGAAGEGVAGVATITYLSGLIAPAAMGWVAGALSYPAAFAMVALAAAAMAALAGTLRRRGDSPAVGPRRPSRPLRQPTG
- a CDS encoding flotillin family protein, translating into MSAVSIGIVVLVGVLLLIGIGSMVLFGRLFRKVAQGQALIISKSRHVDVTFTGALVVPVVHRAELMDISVKTIEIARTGREGLICQDNIRADIRITFFVRVNKTAEDVIKVAQAIGTERASHQETMQNLFSAKFAEALKTVGKQLDFVDLYTKREEFRDRIVAVIGTDLNGYHLEDAAIDHLEQTPMTQLDPANILDAQGIRKITELTALEHIQTNDFQRNEEKEITRQNVDAREAVLELERRRAEAEIRQRREVETLRAKEEAETSKVQEEERLKAHSALLRTEELLGVQRENQAREIAVAEKNRERVIAVETERIEKDRLLEVVNREREVELSRAEKEKQVEVERRSVAEVVRERVSVDRTVAEQEEEIKRVRVVQEAERTRQAVVIAAEAEAQELLVKDIKSAEAAEQAAHFRAREQLVLAEARKQSAELDADAAVRLAQGERARAGAAGLAAAEVSERQALADAAGIRARLESEAEGLKLKAQGIEKVGLAEAAVSESKALADAAGVRARLESEAEGLKQKAVGIEKVGLAEAAVNESKALADAAGIRARLESEAEGLKQKAVGIEKVGLAEAAVNESKALADAAGIRARLESEAEGLKLKAQGIEKVGLAEAAVNESKALADAAGIRARLEGEATGLKEKAAAMATLDEASRTHEEFRLRLAAEKEVRLAGLDVQRQVAEAQAAVLAAGLEGADIDIVGGDSVFLERLVGAVSFGKGIDGIVQNSETVQTLGADWLDGRKSFSGDATEVLRSLGAGGPQNIAALLRLLGGGTAGTGTDGTGAANGTPVVNGLAK